The Juglans regia cultivar Chandler chromosome 2, Walnut 2.0, whole genome shotgun sequence genome includes a window with the following:
- the LOC109004942 gene encoding uncharacterized protein LOC109004942, whose amino-acid sequence MAQDLLQKVTSLGVEANVSELIIKELKIWNEDLIREKFNRKEADLMCSLPISNRGGADKIIWNYSKDGKFSREATVDKLLLDGGSWNENLIDEIFSVEEAVVIKTLTYQSLSKFLGGCSNHQHFSQSLKRIWPSQVPHAVKVFLWRAVSEALPTKCNLFKRKISVNEIWLRRNIWVFYDLFDSPSKLWQKAKLELEAFQQAQIQDKAACVDQNVSRRLAQWSRLEGDCVKANWDAAFISNGGKMGGGCVFRNSSGELLAAVGWPRSFIGSPLQAEAVALERTIELCVELGFQQVVFEGDSLNLVQDILSIEENRSWYGQIVEDLKSVFKHPTRRKIQFTPRHCNQVAHILARMALQLDDEAGHPLAAVFIKRSWILFIDQKDEGREIFFYIDIIFEFYIEIDVASRYDDLYIILVRGTSVTFSVDAVAHFIGIPQLPIAYPNVVPRESTDAGDGEMVEDKGIDVDGVDGLTDHEVQL is encoded by the exons ATGGCTCAGGATTTACTGCAAAAAG TTACTTCCCTGGGAGTGGAAGCAAATGTGAGTGAGTTAATCATAAAGGAGTTGAAGATATGGAATGAAGACCTGATAAGAGAAAAATTTAATAGAAAGGAAGCTGACCTGATGTGCAGTTTACCAATTAGTAACAGAGGTGGGGCAGATAAGATAATATGGAATTATAGCAAAGATGGCAAATTCTCT AGGGAGGCTACAGTGGACAAACTGTTGCTGGATGGGGGTTCATGGAATGAAAATCTAATTGATGAGATATTTTCAGTTGAAGAAGCTGTTGTGATCAAAACCTTGACT TATCAAAGTCTTTCTAAGTTCCTGGGAGGGTGCTCTAACCATCAACACTTTTCTCAGTCATTGAAACGTATATGGCCCTCACAAGTTCCTCATGCTGTTAAAGTATTCTTATGGAGAGCTGTTAGTGAGGCACTCCCAACCAAATGCAACTTGTTCAAAAGAAAGATTTCTGTTAATGAG ATCTGGCTGAGAAGAAACATATGGGTTTTTTATGATCTTTTTGATAGTCCATCAAAGTTGTGGCAGAAGGCAAAACTGGAACTGGAAGCTTTCCAACAGGCTCAGATTCAAGACAAGGCTGCTTGTGTAGATCAGAATGTTAGCAGGAGATTGGCTCAATGGAGCAGACTAGAAGGGGACTGCGTAAAAGCCAACTGGGATGCAGCTTTCATCTCAAACGGTGGGAAGATGGGAGGGGGTTGTGTCTTCAGAAATAGTTCAGGAGAACTGTTAGCTGCTGTAGGATGGCCAAGAAGTTTTATTGGCAGCCCTTTGCAAGCTGAAGCAGTAGCTTTGGAGAGGACTATTGAATTGTGTGTTGAGTTGGGGTTTCAGCAGGTTGTGTTTGAAGGAGATTCACTGAATTTGGTTCAAGATATTCTAAGCATAGAGGAGAATCGCTCATGGTATGGCCAGATTGTTGAAGATCTCAAGTCTGTTTTCAAGCATCCAACTCGACGGAAAATCCAGTTTACTCCCAGACATTGCAATCAGGTTGCTCATATCCTTGCAAGGATGGCTTTACAGTTAGATGACGAAGCT GGTCATCCTTTGGCAGCTGTCTTCATCAAGCGCAGTTGGATACTATTCATTGACCAGAAGGATGAAGGGAGGGAGATTTTTTTCTACATCGACATCATATTTGAGttttatattgagattgatGTTGCCAGCCGATATGATGATTTATACATAATCTTGGTTCGGGGCACATCAGTTACATTTTCAGTAGACGCAGTTGCCCATTTTATTGGTATCCCTCAGTTACCCATTGCATATCCAAATGTGGTGCCTAGGGAGTCTACAGATGCTGGTGATGGGGAGATGGTTGAGGATAAGGGCATTGATGTAGATGGAGTGGATGGCCTTACTGATCATGAGGTTCAACTGTGA